In Papaver somniferum cultivar HN1 chromosome 1, ASM357369v1, whole genome shotgun sequence, a genomic segment contains:
- the LOC113350707 gene encoding protein SLOW GREEN 1, chloroplastic-like encodes MAEALRQLVHHRPIIPKTISLPFIKSSSSWNPNSNPEILKKPLSSILKTTCVAITTFVLFFNRFNQPSIALASQPTVEETCITDEDSEYLKSLKTMLEVKIDEGDIKGAILTCDRLIQMEPLALKWMITKSYLLGQEKNFKAAILGFEELISTNSLCIEAYHGLIITISDSGSEDFSDVLTKIQAGISICKKKNKVEELREFKLLIAQVKVVQKKYKEALKDYEELVKEDPMDCIPYLCMGILYTLLKKPFKADQQFKVYKRLVPKGHSYARYIEGQISMTKI; translated from the coding sequence GCACTACGGCAACTCGTTCATCACAGACCGATTATTCCAAAAACAATCTCATTACCTTTCATCAAATCATCTTCTTCGTGGAACCCTAACTCCAACCCTGAAATCCTAAAAAAACCACTTTCCTCAATCCTCAAAACTACTTGTGTTGCAATAACTACTTTTGTTCTCTTCTTCAACCGTTTTAATCAACCTTCCATTGCTTTAGCTTCTCAACCAACAGTGGAAGAGACCTGCATTACCGATGAAGATTCTGAGTatttaaaatccttgaaaactatgTTGGAGGTTAAAATTGATGAGGGGGATATTAAAGGAGCAATtttaacttgtgatcggttaatTCAGATGGAACCTTTGGCATTAAAATGGATGATTACTAAATCATATCTATTAGGTCAAGAGAAAAATTTCAAGGCTGCTATCTTAGGTTTTGAAgaattgatttcaacaaattctctGTGTATTGAAGCTTATCATGGATTGATCATTACTATTTCTGATTCTGGATCAGAAGATTTTAGTGATGTATTAACAAAAATTCAGGCTGGTATAAGTATCtgtaagaagaaaaacaaggtaGAAGAGTTGAGAGAGTTTAAATTGCTAATTGCTCAAGTGAAAGTTGTTCAGAAGAAGTACAAAGAGGCTTTGAAAGATTATGAAGAGCTTGTGAAAGAAGACCCAATGGATTGTATACCATATTTGTGTATGGGTATACTCTATACCTTGCTGAAGAAACCATTTAAAGCTGATCAGCAattcaaggtttacaagaggttagTTCCTAAAGGACATTCCTATGCCAGGTATATTGAGGGTCAAATCTCCATGACAAAAATTTAG